In Runella sp. SP2, the genomic window TTTCATCACCTCAAAGTACCTTCCGAATGGAATTGGGCTTCGCCTGAAAAATTTGGCTGGCTGATGCTGTTGGAGCGAGCCTATCAAACAATGTTGTCGGTGGCTATTGGCTGGTTAGGAATTCGGCTTATAAAGTTTATCTCTTTGATATTCAAGCAGCAAGCTGCCGAAACTCCTACTGCTCTGGACGACCAACTTGTCCCATTTTTTAAAGACATTGCCATCGTTTTTTGGACCCTGACTTGTTTTTTTGTCATGCTCCACAAAGTGTATGAGGTAAACGTTTGGGCATTGATTACCAGTTTAGGGATTGGGGGAGTGGTGATAGCGTTGGCGGCCCGTGAAACGCTCGAAAACCTCCTTGCTTCGATAACCATCATGCTCGAACGCCCTTTTTTGGTGGGGCAGTCGGTAGTATTGGATAAGATTTCGGGTGAAGTTGAGCAAATTGGGTTTAGAAGCACGCGCGTTCGTTCGGACGATGGCAGTTTGATAACCGTACCCAACCGCCTGATGGTGACGCAAGCCCTCGAAAATGTTTCACAACGTACCCACCGCCGCGCCAAGTATTACGTTCGGTTGGCTTACGATACACCTGCTGAAACCATTGAAAAAATCATCGAAGAAATTCGCGAGTACTTACTTTCTCAGTACATTACAGGATCGAAGGAACCCACGGTGCGGTTAGAGCTTTTAAGTGAAAGCTCGTTGGATATTGTCGTAATTTACCACGTGGGCACCTCTGTTTGGAAAGAATTTATGCGTGTGCGGGAAGAAGTGAATTTCAAAATTTTGGAAATCGTCCGAACCCAAGGTGCCACTTTTGCCTTGCCAAGTCGAGCGCTTTTTGTGCGAGGGGTTGAAAATTTAACGCCAGCGAGTGAGGAGGAAAGTATTAGAAAATCGCAGCTTTCTGAAGCCACGCCGCTAAGTCCATCAGCCAAGCTACACCCACATGAACAATAATACCGCCCCAGATACTTCTTGTTTGTAGGGCTAACACACCAAGAATATAGCCTCCGAAAATAGAGCCGATGGTTTCGCCCAATGGTTTTCCAAAATGGAGAGAGGCATAACAAACGACCATTGGAATGATGACTCCTCTACCTAAAAATCGAGCCATTCCAATGGTCAAAAATCCTCGAAAAAGCCACTCAGTAATGCAGAAATCAAAACCATAACACACCTCATAAAATAAGGTAGTTGCCCAAGGTGCTACTCCAAAAAATTCGTCGGCATTAGAACCTTTGTAGGAAGGGTACGAGCGCAAAAAATCAGGTTGAAACGAGGCCCAACTAATAAGGGGAACCATCAAAACAACCAAAAGCAAGTAGGGCTTTACAACAAACCATTGGGGACGTAGTCCGTAAAAGTAAGAAGGTTGCTTTTCAATGAAATAATAAAAGAGTAAAAAAGGAAGTACGACGGTTAAAACCGAAAATAGGTTTGACAAACAATGGAAAGCAAAAATATAAATTTGTCCATCAAATAGCTCTCTACTCCATT contains:
- a CDS encoding mechanosensitive ion channel family protein — protein: MDQVSYWLHYTILENKLRDLLWFVGILGLGIILRRGLSFTVSRTIYRFIKSEAGNIPVAEFVRLTRRPFEFLITLIILFSAFHHLKVPSEWNWASPEKFGWLMLLERAYQTMLSVAIGWLGIRLIKFISLIFKQQAAETPTALDDQLVPFFKDIAIVFWTLTCFFVMLHKVYEVNVWALITSLGIGGVVIALAARETLENLLASITIMLERPFLVGQSVVLDKISGEVEQIGFRSTRVRSDDGSLITVPNRLMVTQALENVSQRTHRRAKYYVRLAYDTPAETIEKIIEEIREYLLSQYITGSKEPTVRLELLSESSLDIVVIYHVGTSVWKEFMRVREEVNFKILEIVRTQGATFALPSRALFVRGVENLTPASEEESIRKSQLSEATPLSPSAKLHPHEQ
- a CDS encoding CPBP family intramembrane glutamic endopeptidase — its product is MKKIWNSLKEHVKADFDAKTYGFTAVFLVVIIAINYRINLERGIIDSYRGNSIRIFWYFLLYAFAYYGGVFIYTLCKKETSALRTPTFWLYSLFILGVLGLDGGFYAYNQWSRELFDGQIYIFAFHCLSNLFSVLTVVLPFLLFYYFIEKQPSYFYGLRPQWFVVKPYLLLVVLMVPLISWASFQPDFLRSYPSYKGSNADEFFGVAPWATTLFYEVCYGFDFCITEWLFRGFLTIGMARFLGRGVIIPMVVCYASLHFGKPLGETIGSIFGGYILGVLALQTRSIWGGIIVHVGVAWLMDLAAWLQKAAIF